One segment of Chitinispirillum alkaliphilum DNA contains the following:
- a CDS encoding conserved membrane-spanning protein: MPFTGSHPAAAIPFSKLGLVLSALIVGSITPDIEYFLWFSTDRFSHSFAGIFIYSIPVGLLILLVFHKILKLPLLWLLPGYFQRRLTGVSSQFHFLPLRRFLNILFSLFIGILTHIIWDNLASREGWVSQNVAFLRMEIITFQFGTLTLIGAVRHGSSLLGLALILVWLYSWFRGAKPSRNSLFRYSSGKSGTLFILFILISSVIAGVIIASLNISGIHGLNSLVLYFELFIVAAISATIFQVLTYSVIWTFVFRKVLLKNH; the protein is encoded by the coding sequence GTGCCCTTTACCGGATCACACCCTGCTGCGGCAATACCTTTCTCAAAATTAGGCCTGGTGCTTTCTGCTCTCATTGTAGGGAGTATCACCCCTGATATAGAATATTTCCTTTGGTTCTCAACAGACAGATTTTCTCATTCATTTGCCGGTATTTTTATCTACTCGATTCCGGTTGGTCTGCTTATACTTCTCGTCTTTCATAAGATACTCAAACTACCGCTGCTGTGGCTGTTACCAGGATATTTCCAAAGAAGACTCACTGGAGTTTCAAGTCAGTTTCACTTTCTGCCGCTCCGCCGGTTTCTGAATATTCTATTCTCTCTTTTTATCGGAATCCTCACTCACATCATCTGGGACAATCTGGCCTCAAGAGAAGGCTGGGTCAGTCAGAATGTAGCTTTTTTGAGAATGGAGATTATTACTTTTCAGTTCGGTACACTGACTCTTATCGGAGCGGTTCGGCACGGAAGCTCTCTCTTAGGACTGGCACTTATACTGGTGTGGTTATACAGTTGGTTCAGGGGTGCAAAGCCCTCCCGGAATTCTCTGTTCAGATATTCTTCGGGAAAATCGGGCACACTTTTCATTCTGTTTATCCTGATTAGTTCTGTGATTGCAGGAGTTATAATTGCCAGTTTAAATATCTCCGGTATACATGGCTTGAATTCACTTGTTCTCTATTTTGAACTATTCATTGTTGCCGCCATATCAGCCACAATTTTTCAGGTATTGACCTACTCCGTTATCTGGACGTTTGTATTTCGCAAAGTTCTTCTTAAAAATCATTAG
- a CDS encoding Histidinol-phosphatase yields MYESELAVALRAAEEAGRIQLESAQKIGTVQLKSDDSPVTEIDKLCEQRISEILINEFQDDGFLREESSQIRGTSGRRWIIDPLDGTRPFIRGIPTHSVLIALEYQKQPVLGVIYLPALNQLCFGSAGNGAFLNGKQIYVSHTDKVTRAMGSALGYVENSDNSEGRALLNLMKKWDYGYGFMDSFTYVCVASGKIDVSVSLLDKAWDCAAAACIIKEAGGTFSDINGEESVHNGSIVFSNGIIHKEVLRVFREDQGKA; encoded by the coding sequence ATGTATGAAAGTGAGCTGGCTGTGGCGCTGAGGGCTGCTGAGGAGGCCGGGCGCATACAGCTGGAGAGTGCACAGAAAATCGGTACAGTTCAACTAAAAAGTGATGACTCTCCTGTTACCGAAATTGACAAACTATGCGAGCAGAGAATAAGCGAAATCCTTATTAACGAATTTCAGGACGATGGTTTTTTGCGCGAAGAGAGTTCGCAAATCAGAGGAACAAGTGGCAGAAGGTGGATTATCGACCCTCTCGATGGTACACGCCCTTTCATAAGGGGTATACCCACACATAGCGTACTTATAGCACTTGAATATCAGAAGCAACCGGTTCTTGGAGTGATCTATCTTCCCGCACTTAATCAACTCTGTTTCGGTTCAGCCGGAAACGGAGCTTTCCTTAATGGAAAGCAGATCTACGTTTCTCATACTGACAAAGTTACGCGGGCAATGGGCAGTGCTCTTGGATATGTTGAAAACAGCGACAATTCAGAAGGAAGGGCGCTTTTGAATCTCATGAAGAAATGGGATTATGGATATGGGTTTATGGATTCATTTACATATGTATGCGTGGCATCCGGGAAAATAGATGTTTCAGTCAGCCTGCTTGATAAAGCATGGGACTGTGCCGCTGCGGCCTGTATTATCAAGGAGGCGGGAGGAACCTTTTCCGATATTAACGGAGAAGAATCGGTTCATAACGGTTCGATTGTATTTAGTAACGGCATTATCCATAAGGAGGTGCTCAGGGTTTTCAGAGAGGATCAGGGCAAAGCCTGA
- a CDS encoding aminopeptidase, which yields MKQLSHFHEKCRSYLKNLCVNIEERCVGSDGNRRATDFFNQTLVAYKWQTEMPEFEALDWNEEGASLTCEKETITLFVSPYSLGCEVESELVPVSTVSELEAAKAKGKILFLHGEIAKEQLMPKNFVFYNPEEHQRIIAGLEKSGAGAIICATNRDETVAGGVYPFPLIEDGDFDIPSVYTTEYEGKKLLPFAGKKVYLQSKSIRIPGKGYNVIGKKGSGESERVVITAHIDSKKGSPGAIDNATGVVVLLLLAEMLKEYRGPKQIELVALNGEDYYAASGQMNYIMSNQGRFDQIALNINIDGAGYREGRSAFTEFPKRCIKQFKKSWHQILKWWKGAGGLRVITAYLSRIVYLQ from the coding sequence GTGAAACAGCTGTCTCATTTTCATGAGAAGTGTCGTTCTTATCTTAAAAACCTGTGTGTAAATATTGAAGAAAGATGTGTTGGGAGTGATGGAAACCGCAGAGCTACAGACTTCTTTAACCAAACACTTGTAGCATACAAGTGGCAGACAGAAATGCCCGAATTTGAGGCTTTGGACTGGAATGAGGAAGGGGCTTCCCTTACATGTGAGAAGGAAACTATCACACTGTTTGTTTCACCCTATTCTCTGGGGTGTGAAGTTGAATCGGAACTTGTACCAGTATCTACCGTGAGCGAACTTGAAGCAGCAAAAGCTAAAGGAAAAATTCTGTTTCTGCACGGAGAGATTGCAAAAGAGCAGCTTATGCCCAAAAACTTTGTTTTTTACAATCCTGAAGAGCATCAAAGGATTATCGCAGGTTTGGAAAAAAGTGGGGCAGGGGCTATTATATGCGCTACAAACAGAGATGAAACCGTTGCCGGAGGTGTGTACCCTTTCCCCCTTATTGAAGATGGTGATTTTGATATACCCTCGGTGTATACGACAGAATATGAGGGAAAAAAGTTGCTGCCATTTGCAGGTAAAAAGGTGTATCTTCAGTCAAAATCCATACGAATACCGGGTAAGGGTTATAACGTTATCGGAAAAAAAGGATCCGGGGAGTCTGAAAGAGTGGTAATTACAGCTCATATCGATAGCAAGAAGGGTAGTCCCGGCGCAATCGACAATGCAACAGGTGTAGTGGTACTGTTGCTTCTGGCTGAAATGCTCAAAGAGTATCGCGGACCGAAACAGATTGAACTGGTCGCTTTGAATGGCGAAGATTACTATGCTGCTTCAGGGCAGATGAATTATATCATGTCAAACCAAGGAAGGTTTGACCAGATCGCATTGAATATAAATATCGACGGAGCAGGTTACAGGGAAGGCAGGTCAGCCTTTACGGAGTTTCCGAAGAGATGCATAAAACAATTCAAAAAATCTTGGCACCAAATCCTCAAATGGTGGAAGGGAGCAGGTGGCCTCAGGGTGATCACAGCATATTTATCCAGAATCGTGTACCTGCAGTAG
- a CDS encoding chitinase, GH19 family yields MRRALFLVFFASQLFAADIPVITNVDATVTFSSGSNSITETFSGGDEKTVRMPWLTSTASVTVSAVSNHVDHLDTVYEARVEVPTTYPAWQSDTIYEQGDTVTHIGLNWACLWWTQGEGDEPTLTPSGPSPWKNISDGPVFKLHVTLPRKPYSTDTAYVPVSGNTSFTLRAIPLSMEEGGNPPSMDFSIEKGVADTIRLPVRTDFSRTVNTSRYQSSSEISLRNANGRINLTLPPDFYKSHLQVFSINGRRVINTSINSKSNASFSVWDVPAGKYILRLTSISGSDFTQNITHMGGDLRIFADFNAPVSINASRFMASGMPTSASAQYRFEAIPTEPGFADSVMTISLTGQLQDPIVYRFVNPEVPSTFLMQLMDSTLYEEFFPNRYGLGFGAYTNPNETVPDDPSQITRLPSDGDYDFFTFRSFLNAVDSMANIEVELYVAKDRNGRVAPGCSRLIWRNKRTGETREFKTHPGYDETVQYGSEMYVGKIDYALFCNEGSLSVRRHELAAFLANISHETTGAANTNLDRTWGLYWREEVAWQNGSTQLGYVDQFTNPYYPPSPGQSYHGRGPIQVTHNVNYGQLSEFLYGDKNILLNNPGILVPDKPEDATVAFMSAIWFWMTPQAPKPSCHDVMVGNWVPTPDDIAKNRHTSKFGMTVNIINGGLECGRVNDDRVNSRIAYYRRYIEILGETPEEKCDCEDMVPY; encoded by the coding sequence ATGAGAAGAGCCCTTTTTCTTGTTTTCTTTGCCAGTCAGCTGTTCGCAGCAGATATTCCAGTAATAACCAATGTTGATGCTACTGTGACTTTCTCCAGTGGCTCAAACAGCATCACAGAAACTTTTAGTGGCGGAGATGAAAAAACCGTTCGTATGCCCTGGCTTACCTCAACTGCATCTGTAACGGTTTCTGCTGTGTCCAACCATGTTGATCATCTTGATACGGTCTATGAAGCGAGGGTCGAAGTCCCCACAACTTATCCGGCATGGCAGAGCGATACGATATACGAACAAGGCGATACGGTAACCCATATCGGTTTAAACTGGGCATGTCTGTGGTGGACACAGGGAGAGGGGGACGAGCCGACACTAACCCCATCCGGTCCAAGCCCATGGAAAAATATCAGCGACGGGCCAGTATTTAAGCTTCATGTCACTCTACCCAGAAAACCCTATTCAACCGATACTGCCTATGTACCGGTGTCAGGAAACACCTCATTTACACTAAGAGCAATACCCCTATCCATGGAAGAAGGGGGTAATCCTCCTTCCATGGATTTCAGCATCGAAAAGGGTGTGGCGGATACAATAAGATTACCCGTACGGACCGATTTTTCAAGAACTGTCAATACCAGCAGGTATCAGAGTTCTTCAGAAATCTCCTTAAGAAACGCAAATGGAAGAATCAACCTTACTCTTCCCCCCGATTTCTACAAAAGCCATCTGCAGGTTTTCTCTATTAATGGCAGAAGAGTCATAAACACAAGCATAAATTCCAAATCGAATGCTTCTTTTTCCGTGTGGGATGTTCCTGCAGGAAAGTACATACTCAGGCTCACATCCATAAGCGGCAGTGATTTTACCCAAAACATTACTCACATGGGTGGGGACCTCAGAATCTTTGCTGATTTTAATGCTCCTGTATCTATTAACGCCAGCAGATTCATGGCTTCCGGAATGCCTACATCAGCTTCAGCCCAATACCGGTTTGAAGCAATCCCCACGGAGCCGGGGTTCGCAGACTCAGTCATGACCATATCACTTACCGGACAGCTCCAAGATCCAATAGTGTACAGATTTGTTAATCCTGAAGTTCCAAGCACTTTCCTTATGCAGCTAATGGACTCAACCCTATATGAAGAATTTTTCCCAAACCGTTACGGCCTGGGTTTCGGTGCCTACACCAATCCTAATGAAACAGTCCCGGATGATCCTTCGCAAATTACCAGGCTTCCATCCGATGGGGACTACGATTTTTTCACGTTCCGTTCCTTCTTGAATGCTGTTGACAGTATGGCCAATATCGAAGTGGAGCTGTATGTGGCAAAGGATCGTAATGGTAGAGTCGCACCCGGATGCAGCAGGCTGATATGGAGAAATAAAAGAACTGGTGAGACGCGCGAATTCAAAACCCATCCCGGTTACGATGAAACGGTTCAGTATGGTTCGGAAATGTATGTGGGAAAAATCGATTATGCGCTGTTCTGCAATGAAGGAAGTCTCTCTGTGAGGCGGCATGAACTTGCTGCTTTTCTTGCAAACATCTCCCATGAAACCACTGGCGCGGCAAACACCAATCTTGACAGAACATGGGGACTCTACTGGCGTGAGGAGGTCGCATGGCAGAATGGAAGTACACAATTAGGCTATGTGGACCAATTCACAAATCCGTATTACCCGCCTTCACCGGGGCAATCATATCACGGGCGCGGGCCTATTCAGGTTACTCACAACGTCAACTATGGCCAACTTTCAGAGTTTCTCTACGGTGATAAGAATATCCTTCTTAACAATCCCGGTATACTTGTCCCTGACAAGCCCGAGGACGCCACTGTCGCCTTTATGTCTGCAATCTGGTTCTGGATGACTCCCCAGGCCCCCAAACCATCCTGTCACGATGTGATGGTCGGAAACTGGGTGCCCACACCGGATGATATCGCAAAAAACCGCCACACCTCAAAATTCGGCATGACAGTAAACATCATCAACGGAGGGCTTGAATGTGGCAGGGTAAATGACGACAGGGTAAACAGCCGGATTGCCTATTACAGACGCTACATTGAGATCCTGGGAGAAACGCCTGAGGAAAAATGCGATTGCGAAGATATGGTACCCTACTGA